A stretch of Rhodospirillales bacterium DNA encodes these proteins:
- a CDS encoding DNA polymerase III subunit chi: MTDIGFYHLQRTPLGRALPKLLEKALERGMRVLVVAGSEERVAQLNDLLWTFDPASFLPHGTAGEDAPEHQPVWLSEHEANANGANLLVLLDSADSERIDTYERVIDMFDGYDDTAVAAARERWKARKDAGHTLTYWQQTDRGGWEKKAESN, encoded by the coding sequence TTGACCGACATCGGCTTCTATCATCTGCAGCGCACGCCCTTGGGGCGTGCGCTGCCGAAGCTGCTTGAGAAGGCTCTTGAGCGCGGCATGCGCGTCCTGGTAGTCGCGGGCAGCGAAGAGCGTGTCGCCCAGCTTAACGACCTGCTCTGGACGTTCGATCCCGCGAGCTTCCTGCCTCACGGCACGGCAGGCGAGGATGCTCCGGAGCACCAGCCGGTCTGGCTTTCCGAACACGAAGCCAATGCGAACGGCGCCAACCTCCTCGTTCTGCTCGACAGCGCCGACAGCGAGCGGATCGACACTTACGAGCGCGTCATCGACATGTTCGACGGCTACGATGACACGGCCGTCGCGGCCGCCCGTGAACGCTGGAAGGCCCGAAAGGACGCCGGCCACACCCTGACCTACTGGCAGCAGACCGATCGTGGCGGCTGGGAGAAGAAGGCCGAGAGCAACTGA
- the lptG gene encoding LPS export ABC transporter permease LptG produces MRISLILSRYIAQRFLSSILLVFGIVIGVAFLIDLVNLGDRAASREEAGFGLVLEMALLRMPFLAQKVLPFALLFGTMLTYVWLTRSHELVVTRASGVSAWQFLLPSLAIALVLGGIVITVSNPLASAMVARFEQLESQYLRGQSSLLAVSEGGLWLREGDGTRQFVIHATNVASRGAKLGSVIIFTFEDNDRFIERLDAETAVLHDGYWMLEDVLVTRPDATVERFETLEVPTQLTILRIQNSFASPETMSFWELPAFIDTLEEAGFSPLRHRIHWYAILSTPLLLTAMVLVAATFSLRLTRRGRLGLFILAGLGSGFLLYFLSDISLALGMSGSLPPVLAASAPAAIFAMIGGALLFHLEDG; encoded by the coding sequence GTGCGCATCTCCCTGATCCTCTCACGCTACATCGCGCAACGCTTTCTGTCGTCGATCCTGCTGGTGTTCGGCATCGTGATCGGCGTCGCCTTCCTGATCGACCTGGTCAACCTGGGCGACCGTGCGGCCTCGCGCGAGGAGGCGGGTTTCGGGCTGGTGCTTGAGATGGCCCTGCTGCGCATGCCCTTCCTGGCACAGAAGGTGCTGCCCTTTGCCCTGCTGTTCGGCACGATGCTGACCTACGTCTGGCTGACTCGGTCCCATGAGCTCGTCGTCACGCGTGCCTCGGGCGTCTCGGCATGGCAGTTCCTGCTGCCGTCGCTCGCCATTGCGCTGGTTCTCGGCGGCATCGTGATCACAGTGTCCAACCCGCTGGCTTCGGCGATGGTAGCGCGCTTCGAGCAACTGGAGTCCCAGTATCTGCGCGGCCAAAGCAGCCTGCTCGCGGTTTCGGAGGGCGGCCTCTGGTTGCGCGAGGGCGATGGAACGCGCCAGTTCGTGATCCATGCCACCAATGTTGCCTCGCGCGGCGCCAAACTCGGCAGCGTCATCATCTTTACCTTCGAGGACAACGACCGTTTCATTGAGCGCCTTGATGCCGAAACCGCCGTGCTGCACGACGGCTACTGGATGCTTGAGGATGTTCTCGTGACCCGGCCTGACGCCACGGTGGAACGTTTCGAGACCCTTGAGGTTCCGACGCAGCTGACAATTCTGCGCATTCAGAACAGCTTCGCCTCACCGGAAACGATGTCGTTCTGGGAACTGCCGGCCTTCATCGACACCCTGGAGGAAGCAGGATTCTCCCCGCTGCGCCACAGAATTCACTGGTACGCTATCCTCTCGACACCACTACTCCTGACGGCGATGGTGCTGGTGGCGGCCACCTTCTCGCTCCGCCTGACACGGCGGGGCCGTCTGGGTCTCTTCATCCTGGCCGGGCTCGGTTCAGGCTTCCTGCTCTATTTCCTGTCCGACATATCGCTGGCCCTCGGCATGTCGGGGAGTTTGCCGCCAGTCCTTGCCGCCTCGGCGCCGGCGGCCATCTTCGCGATGATCGGCGGCGCCCTACTCTTCCATCTGGAGGACGGTTGA
- a CDS encoding GFA family protein, with product MEGGCACGEIRYRMMTKPLFVHSCHCSFCQRQSGAAFAVNAMIETDRIELLKGQTEPVTVPTTSGAGQTIMRCPTCRVAVWSHYAAAGDKIAFVRAGSLDGGAAIEPDIHIFTSTKQPWVPLPEGKPVVEEYYSAKKMWPEESLMRMKSLMG from the coding sequence ATTGAGGGCGGCTGTGCCTGTGGCGAAATCCGCTACCGCATGATGACCAAGCCGCTCTTCGTCCACAGCTGCCACTGCAGCTTTTGCCAACGCCAGTCGGGGGCAGCCTTCGCGGTCAACGCCATGATCGAGACCGACAGGATCGAGTTGTTGAAGGGACAGACGGAACCCGTGACGGTGCCCACCACCTCGGGTGCCGGCCAGACAATCATGCGCTGTCCAACCTGTCGCGTCGCCGTGTGGAGCCACTACGCAGCGGCGGGCGACAAAATCGCCTTCGTCCGCGCCGGTTCGCTCGACGGGGGTGCCGCGATCGAGCCCGACATCCACATCTTCACGTCGACCAAGCAGCCCTGGGTGCCGCTGCCCGAAGGCAAGCCGGTGGTCGAGGAGTACTACAGTGCCAAGAAGATGTGGCCCGAAGAGAGCCTCATGCGCATGAAGTCACTGATGGGTTAG
- a CDS encoding peptidylprolyl isomerase, translated as MTDRLRYLSAFLICLFFWTGFAIPTATAQDAGRIVAVVDDSAITMLDLIDRMALIFATTGINNTPDNQKRLLPQVLRTLIDEQLQIQEGRRNNFDETNINFEIAYDLVEQNLDLQPGTLIPFLNANNLNVDTLNDQLRAEVIWTRLVEQRLRREEISEDDIDEEMERLRVAVNQPAFRLAEIFLTVDQPSREPEVAANMDRLRNTLLSGADFQVLARQFSQGSSRNNGGDLGWIVESQLSDELAPVVTAMEPGQLSEPIRVIGGFSIILLIDKRTGQEANPDDTPLILRQAAFNPEEGETATHLRERAAAAMSTIGACEDLDALAGTDPTIAVGTEIPVRFGDLQGDLQQTVGQLDVGETSDPFPVGQSFAVIVVCDRGGAGMPTREQVLRSLEAQKFDLISRSYLRNLRRAAFVEIRI; from the coding sequence ATGACCGACCGACTGCGCTACCTCTCGGCTTTCCTGATCTGTCTGTTTTTCTGGACCGGCTTCGCTATTCCGACCGCGACCGCCCAGGATGCCGGCCGTATCGTTGCCGTTGTCGACGATAGCGCGATCACCATGCTCGACCTGATCGACCGCATGGCACTGATCTTCGCAACCACCGGCATCAACAACACGCCCGACAACCAGAAGCGCCTGTTGCCGCAAGTGCTGCGAACGCTGATCGACGAGCAGCTTCAGATTCAGGAGGGGCGCCGGAACAACTTCGATGAAACCAACATCAATTTCGAGATCGCCTACGATCTTGTGGAACAGAATCTGGACCTGCAGCCCGGCACCCTGATCCCCTTCCTGAATGCCAACAATCTCAACGTCGATACCTTGAACGACCAGCTCCGGGCCGAAGTGATCTGGACGCGCCTAGTCGAACAGCGCCTGCGTCGGGAGGAAATCTCCGAGGACGACATCGACGAAGAGATGGAGCGGTTGCGGGTCGCCGTGAATCAGCCGGCGTTTCGGCTGGCAGAGATCTTCCTGACCGTCGATCAGCCGTCGCGCGAACCAGAGGTCGCGGCCAACATGGACCGGCTGCGCAATACGCTGCTCTCGGGGGCTGATTTCCAGGTCCTGGCCCGCCAGTTCTCGCAAGGATCCAGCCGCAACAACGGCGGCGACCTGGGATGGATTGTCGAAAGCCAGCTCTCCGACGAACTCGCGCCCGTCGTGACGGCGATGGAACCCGGGCAGCTTTCCGAACCGATCCGTGTGATCGGCGGATTCTCGATTATCCTGCTGATCGACAAACGCACGGGTCAGGAGGCCAATCCCGACGACACGCCTCTGATCCTGAGGCAGGCCGCGTTCAACCCCGAGGAAGGCGAGACCGCGACACATCTCCGGGAACGGGCCGCCGCTGCAATGAGCACGATCGGCGCTTGCGAAGACCTCGACGCATTGGCTGGCACAGATCCCACGATTGCTGTCGGCACGGAGATTCCCGTTCGCTTTGGCGATCTCCAGGGCGACCTCCAGCAGACCGTCGGCCAACTCGACGTCGGGGAAACGAGCGATCCCTTCCCGGTCGGTCAGAGTTTTGCGGTCATCGTGGTCTGCGATCGGGGGGGGGCCGGCATGCCGACGCGCGAGCAGGTCCTGCGGTCGCTTGAGGCCCAGAAATTCGATCTGATCTCGCGCAGCTACCTTCGCAATCTGCGGCGCGCGGCCTTCGTGGAAATCCGCATATGA
- a CDS encoding leucyl aminopeptidase, protein MEIAFANAIPDDADAVLVVIEEGRKLFPSAQRVDEAAGGVIARAVGIGRYTGKKGEMLDILAPDGLSADRIVAVGAGDYSTFKPLDRQHLGGNSYAHLNRVGARHVAIPASSALDVCDYVYGMTLRSYRFDNYRTKIKDEDRPTLKKVTVVADELAGAEEKMARLGHLRDGVFLTRNLVSEPANTLYPEEFARRASELSKLGVDVEVLGEARMAKIGMGSLLGVGQGSEKESQLVVMRWEGRSDDDPWLAVVGKGVCFDTGGISLKPGAGMEEMKFDMAGAGCVMGLMHALAARGAKANVVGVIGCVENMPSHNAQRPGDVVTTMSGQTIEVINTDAEGRLVLADALYYTVKTFKPKQIVDLATLTGAIIVALGSYQAGLFSNDDDLASTLTAAGKETGEELWRMPLGDRYDKDINSDIADMKNVGKAREAGSTAGAVLLQRFVEGTPWAHLDIAGTAWTKGDEPITPKGATGYGVRLLDRFVADNYET, encoded by the coding sequence ATGGAAATCGCCTTCGCCAACGCCATTCCCGATGACGCCGATGCCGTGCTTGTGGTGATCGAAGAGGGGCGGAAGCTGTTTCCGTCGGCCCAACGCGTGGACGAGGCGGCTGGTGGCGTAATCGCGCGTGCGGTCGGAATCGGCCGCTACACCGGCAAGAAAGGCGAGATGCTCGACATTCTGGCGCCCGACGGCCTGAGCGCTGATCGCATCGTGGCGGTCGGAGCCGGCGATTACTCGACATTCAAGCCGCTTGATCGCCAGCATTTGGGCGGCAACAGCTATGCTCATCTCAACAGGGTCGGTGCGCGCCATGTCGCGATCCCGGCCTCGTCGGCACTGGATGTCTGCGACTACGTCTACGGCATGACGCTGCGCAGCTACCGCTTCGACAACTACCGGACGAAGATCAAGGACGAGGATCGGCCGACCCTGAAGAAGGTCACCGTCGTGGCCGACGAACTTGCGGGTGCCGAAGAGAAGATGGCGCGTCTCGGTCACCTCCGGGACGGTGTCTTTCTGACCCGAAATCTCGTCAGCGAGCCTGCGAATACGCTTTATCCCGAGGAGTTCGCACGGCGCGCCAGTGAGCTCTCGAAACTCGGTGTCGATGTCGAGGTCCTCGGCGAGGCCAGGATGGCCAAGATCGGCATGGGTTCCCTGCTCGGCGTCGGCCAGGGAAGTGAGAAGGAAAGCCAGCTCGTCGTGATGCGCTGGGAAGGCAGATCGGACGACGACCCCTGGCTGGCCGTGGTCGGTAAGGGTGTCTGCTTCGACACCGGCGGTATCTCGCTCAAGCCTGGTGCCGGCATGGAGGAGATGAAGTTCGACATGGCGGGCGCGGGCTGCGTCATGGGCCTGATGCATGCGCTTGCGGCACGCGGGGCCAAGGCCAACGTCGTCGGCGTGATCGGCTGTGTCGAGAATATGCCCTCGCACAATGCGCAGCGCCCGGGCGACGTCGTCACCACCATGTCGGGCCAGACCATCGAGGTGATCAACACCGATGCGGAAGGTCGGCTCGTGCTGGCCGACGCGCTCTACTACACGGTGAAGACGTTCAAGCCGAAGCAGATCGTCGATCTCGCTACGCTCACCGGCGCGATCATCGTGGCGCTCGGCAGCTACCAGGCCGGCCTCTTCTCAAACGACGACGACCTCGCGTCCACGCTCACGGCCGCCGGCAAGGAGACGGGCGAGGAGCTCTGGCGCATGCCGCTGGGTGACCGCTACGACAAGGATATCAACTCCGACATCGCCGACATGAAGAATGTCGGCAAGGCGCGCGAGGCTGGCTCCACCGCCGGTGCGGTCCTTCTGCAGCGCTTCGTCGAGGGTACCCCCTGGGCCCACCTCGACATCGCTGGCACTGCCTGGACGAAGGGCGATGAGCCGATCACGCCCAAGGGTGCGACGGGTTACGGTGTGCGCCTGCTCGATCGGTTTGTCGCGGACAACTACGAAACTTGA
- a CDS encoding LPS-assembly protein LptD, translating to MVRRHLAAAVLFLALQAVMLPAAAQEEAFADYIVMQADDVRYDDVNGITTATGNVEFAYQGRILQADTVTYNETTDLVIATGNVVLVEPTGEVLFSEYAEMTGDLHEGLIDGIRILLSDNSRLAANGARRFEGRVTEMSKAVYSPCELCQENPSDAPFWQVKADRVIHDQTLQDIIYHDATLELFGLPVLYTPYLRLPDPTVDRRSGLLTPRFGSSSTLGYNILIPYYFVLDPNRDATVSPLITEDEGLVMFGEYRERTQTGIYALDGSITYTDARDNFGAKTGGQEERWHARGEGLWNYGPTWQYGFEFFRSSDDSYLSRYSIDDSDTLTTSVYVEGFRGRSYASAFGYAFQGLRQADDQDAIPLALPELDYSLVTDPDSWGGFFTVDGKIRSLTRDEGAESNVISLKGGWERPLLTESGHLFTVRGSLRGDAYDVDDVNVGPGKSLESGFVGRIVPQASLEWRYPMMRTIGTIQQTIEPIVQAVWSPNGSNPEGIPNEDSQDFEFDEINLFSTNRFTGIDRVEGGLRINYGLRIGAFGFGGGRSELLIGQTWRERDDNTFAPESGFDGHFSDYVGRLVISPSRYVNLLYRFRIDDEEFSFKRSELGVRVGSERAVLGVAYIRLDEAAGNVVDTDGTREQIMTTARLQVQDEWVLSGDWREDLQGGGTISYSGAITYENECIAITGRAERRLTSNIGIDPETVLFFTVELRTLG from the coding sequence ATGGTGCGGCGTCATCTGGCCGCAGCCGTGCTGTTTCTCGCTTTGCAGGCGGTCATGTTGCCTGCCGCAGCACAGGAGGAGGCGTTCGCGGACTACATCGTCATGCAGGCCGATGACGTGCGCTACGACGATGTCAACGGGATCACCACAGCCACCGGCAACGTGGAGTTCGCCTATCAGGGACGCATTCTTCAGGCCGACACGGTGACCTACAACGAGACGACCGATCTGGTGATCGCGACCGGCAACGTGGTCCTGGTCGAACCGACGGGCGAAGTGCTGTTCTCCGAGTACGCCGAAATGACAGGAGATCTGCACGAAGGCCTGATCGACGGCATCCGCATTTTGCTGTCCGACAACAGCCGGCTTGCGGCGAACGGCGCACGGCGCTTCGAAGGCCGGGTCACGGAGATGAGCAAAGCGGTCTACAGCCCGTGCGAGCTCTGCCAGGAGAACCCCAGCGATGCGCCGTTCTGGCAGGTGAAGGCCGATCGGGTGATCCACGACCAAACCCTGCAGGACATTATCTATCATGACGCCACGCTGGAGCTTTTCGGCCTGCCGGTGCTCTACACGCCCTATCTGCGCCTTCCCGACCCCACGGTCGACCGCCGCAGCGGCCTTCTGACGCCGCGCTTCGGATCGAGCAGTACACTGGGCTACAACATTCTGATTCCCTACTATTTCGTCCTCGACCCGAACCGCGATGCGACGGTCTCGCCGCTCATCACGGAAGACGAAGGTCTCGTAATGTTCGGCGAGTACCGGGAACGCACACAAACGGGCATCTACGCGCTCGACGGCTCGATCACCTACACCGATGCGCGTGACAATTTCGGCGCCAAGACCGGTGGCCAGGAAGAACGCTGGCATGCCCGCGGCGAAGGTCTGTGGAACTATGGCCCGACTTGGCAGTACGGCTTCGAGTTCTTCCGGTCGTCCGACGACAGTTACCTCTCGCGCTACAGCATCGACGATTCTGACACGCTGACGACCTCGGTCTATGTGGAGGGCTTCCGCGGCCGCTCCTATGCCTCCGCCTTCGGATACGCCTTCCAGGGCCTGCGTCAGGCGGACGATCAAGACGCGATTCCACTTGCCCTGCCGGAGCTTGACTACAGCCTTGTCACCGATCCCGATTCCTGGGGCGGGTTCTTCACGGTCGACGGCAAGATTCGATCGTTGACCCGGGACGAAGGTGCCGAGAGCAACGTCATCTCGCTCAAGGGTGGCTGGGAACGCCCGCTGCTGACCGAAAGCGGGCACCTCTTCACCGTTCGCGGCTCGCTGCGCGGCGACGCCTATGACGTCGACGACGTCAACGTGGGCCCCGGAAAATCTCTCGAATCCGGCTTCGTCGGCCGGATCGTGCCACAGGCCTCGCTGGAGTGGCGTTATCCGATGATGCGCACAATCGGCACCATACAGCAGACGATCGAGCCCATCGTTCAGGCGGTCTGGAGTCCCAACGGCAGCAACCCGGAGGGCATTCCCAACGAGGACAGTCAAGACTTCGAGTTCGACGAGATCAACCTCTTCAGCACCAACAGGTTCACCGGCATCGACCGCGTCGAAGGGGGCCTGCGCATCAACTACGGCCTGCGCATAGGCGCCTTCGGCTTCGGCGGCGGACGCAGCGAACTCCTGATCGGGCAAACCTGGCGCGAGCGCGACGACAACACATTTGCACCGGAATCGGGGTTCGACGGGCATTTCTCGGACTATGTGGGTCGTCTTGTCATCAGCCCGAGCCGGTACGTCAATCTGCTCTACCGCTTCCGGATCGACGATGAGGAATTCAGCTTCAAGCGCTCGGAACTCGGTGTACGTGTGGGGTCCGAACGGGCCGTTCTGGGCGTGGCCTACATCCGCCTCGACGAAGCCGCGGGGAACGTCGTCGATACCGACGGCACACGCGAGCAGATCATGACAACCGCCCGGCTGCAGGTTCAGGACGAATGGGTGCTCTCGGGCGACTGGCGCGAGGACCTTCAGGGCGGCGGCACGATCTCGTACAGCGGTGCGATCACCTACGAAAACGAGTGCATCGCCATCACCGGCCGTGCCGAACGACGCCTGACCAGCAACATCGGCATCGATCCCGAGACCGTTCTGTTCTTCACGGTCGAACTGAGAACTCTCGGATAG
- a CDS encoding GMC family oxidoreductase N-terminal domain-containing protein has translation MWPTATTTNIVLDSGSTGGTLAVRLREDPSVSMLLLEAGPAKGTLLNNWRVDMLAAFGSTWQSPAFNWMFEGKNETTLNDRSIIQPRGKMLGVSSSSNIMCFIRGHALDFERWVTEGADDWSWREVLSYLKRMETWQSGESAWRSGPGQVHVIQGDYPADLHEAFIQSGEQAGYAVTDDINGQHHEGFGAFQMNIYNGMRTSTAEVCVRFNAGRANLTVETDALATKVALVGTRTAGLEIRKGNGQAHTMRATRELILSGGAVGSPHLVMLWGISPADELRQHGIDVKVDLPGVGQNLHDHPLIYMKWRTDKSVSMSKYMRKDLMLCKGARWLSIHTGPGAANNVERHAVGCAPTPPIRRAFIPASWLPRATSSEWRTPSKWGVRSPTSLPIWCMASPRSIPAPIS, from the coding sequence TTGTGGCCAACCGCGACTACGACTAACATCGTTCTCGACAGCGGCAGTACGGGTGGGACGCTCGCGGTTCGGCTGAGGGAGGATCCGTCCGTCTCCATGCTGCTGCTGGAGGCGGGACCGGCAAAGGGCACGTTGCTGAACAACTGGCGGGTCGATATGCTCGCCGCGTTCGGCAGCACTTGGCAGTCTCCCGCCTTCAACTGGATGTTCGAGGGCAAGAACGAGACCACGCTGAATGACCGTTCGATCATCCAGCCGCGCGGCAAGATGCTGGGCGTCTCCAGCTCCAGCAACATCATGTGCTTCATCCGTGGCCATGCGCTCGATTTCGAGCGCTGGGTCACGGAAGGCGCGGACGACTGGTCCTGGCGCGAGGTGCTGTCCTATCTCAAGCGCATGGAGACTTGGCAGAGTGGCGAGAGTGCCTGGCGCAGTGGCCCCGGCCAGGTCCACGTCATCCAGGGCGACTACCCGGCGGATCTCCACGAAGCTTTCATCCAGTCGGGCGAACAGGCGGGTTATGCCGTCACCGACGACATCAACGGCCAGCATCACGAAGGCTTCGGTGCCTTCCAGATGAACATCTACAACGGCATGCGCACGTCGACGGCCGAGGTCTGCGTCCGGTTCAATGCCGGCCGCGCCAACCTGACGGTCGAGACCGATGCGCTTGCCACGAAGGTCGCCCTCGTAGGCACCCGCACGGCCGGCCTGGAGATCCGGAAGGGCAACGGCCAAGCCCATACCATGCGCGCCACGCGCGAGCTGATCCTCTCGGGCGGTGCGGTGGGATCGCCCCATCTGGTGATGTTGTGGGGCATCAGCCCGGCCGACGAGCTGCGCCAGCACGGTATCGACGTGAAGGTGGACCTGCCGGGCGTCGGACAGAACCTTCACGACCATCCGCTGATCTACATGAAGTGGCGTACCGACAAGTCAGTCTCAATGAGCAAGTACATGCGCAAGGACCTGATGCTCTGCAAGGGCGCGCGCTGGCTCTCGATCCACACGGGCCCAGGTGCGGCCAACAATGTCGAGAGACATGCTGTTGGCTGCGCACCGACCCCACCGATACGCCGCGCATTCATTCCAGCTTCCTGGTTGCCGAGAGCGACTTCAAGCGAATGGCGCACACCATCGAAATGGGGTGTGAGATCGCCAACTAGCCTGCCCATATGGTGCATGGCATCACCGAGGTCGATCCCGGCACCGATATCTTGA
- the pdxA gene encoding 4-hydroxythreonine-4-phosphate dehydrogenase PdxA, whose protein sequence is MSDAPLALTMGEPAGIGAEIALKAWRALRHDGPAFFLIDDPARMTHLAAGSEHDVAVATIDDPSACSDAFAGALPVIPIGHAVAAVPGSPVVSNASAVTDAIRKAVALSMNGSASGVVTNPVQKSVLADAGFPHPGHTEFLAELSGPGTTSIMMLVGADLRVVPVTVHVPLATVSSSLTFGMIETAIRITHRALTTDFGIAAPRLAVAGLNPHAGEDGVLGQEENRTIRPAIDALRRDGLDIKGPLSADAMFHAVARRTYDAAICMYHDQALIPLKTLAFDEGVNVTLGLPFVRTSPDHGTALDIAGQDKASPASLIAALRLAESMVHNRRSHG, encoded by the coding sequence ATGAGCGACGCGCCGCTTGCCCTGACCATGGGCGAGCCGGCGGGCATTGGTGCAGAGATTGCACTGAAGGCCTGGCGGGCCTTGCGGCACGACGGTCCGGCCTTCTTTCTGATCGATGATCCCGCGCGGATGACGCACCTCGCGGCGGGCTCGGAGCACGACGTGGCGGTCGCCACCATTGATGACCCATCGGCGTGTTCCGATGCCTTCGCGGGCGCGCTTCCTGTTATTCCCATCGGTCATGCGGTCGCCGCGGTTCCCGGCTCTCCAGTCGTCAGCAATGCCTCGGCCGTGACCGATGCAATCCGCAAGGCCGTCGCGCTTTCGATGAACGGTTCGGCTTCGGGCGTGGTGACGAACCCGGTGCAGAAGTCTGTCCTCGCCGATGCTGGCTTTCCGCACCCCGGTCACACAGAGTTCCTGGCGGAGCTGTCGGGCCCTGGAACAACCTCGATCATGATGCTGGTGGGCGCTGATCTGCGGGTCGTGCCGGTCACGGTGCATGTTCCGCTCGCAACGGTCTCGAGCTCCCTCACGTTCGGCATGATCGAAACAGCCATTCGGATCACCCACCGGGCACTGACAACCGACTTCGGGATCGCGGCCCCACGCCTGGCCGTCGCCGGCCTCAACCCACATGCGGGCGAGGACGGTGTGTTGGGTCAGGAAGAGAACCGCACGATCCGGCCTGCGATCGACGCTCTTCGCCGCGACGGCCTCGATATCAAGGGGCCACTCTCGGCCGACGCGATGTTCCATGCCGTCGCGCGCCGGACCTATGACGCGGCGATCTGCATGTATCACGACCAGGCGCTGATCCCGCTCAAGACTCTGGCCTTCGACGAGGGTGTCAATGTAACGCTGGGCCTGCCTTTCGTCAGGACATCGCCCGACCATGGCACGGCGCTCGACATCGCCGGCCAGGACAAGGCTTCGCCCGCGAGCCTGATCGCTGCGCTCCGTCTGGCCGAAAGCATGGTGCACAACAGACGCAGCCATGGCTGA
- the lptF gene encoding LPS export ABC transporter permease LptF, protein MREHTSYILKQLLVMATGVILALTGVVWLSQSLRFLDFIINKGLSVLSFLRLTILLMPDVLTVIIPIATLCAVIYTYNRLTSDRELVVLRAVGISHWGLARPALLLGMICTLIGFALSLYLMPAGFRTFKDEQAVLRNDFSHVLLKEGVFNTITDELTVYVRTRDDDGRLLGILVHDTSDSELVVTMMAVWGALVSRGNGPMLVLGQGNRQEVSDVDRSLQMLYFDSYTLDLSPLVEEPGERYREPKERYLHELVREPQTSSEIQNYHELLAEAHRRIVTPFNALALALIGLAAMIAGEFDRRRQWARIAWGIVGGLTYFGGSFALAGAIVKNPALLSAYYLLPVATCALAIWIMTRQRFTLLRVLTQLTPTGS, encoded by the coding sequence GTGCGTGAGCATACCTCTTACATCCTGAAGCAACTTCTTGTGATGGCCACAGGTGTCATCCTGGCGCTTACTGGTGTCGTATGGCTGAGCCAGTCCCTGCGGTTCCTTGATTTTATCATCAACAAGGGGCTGTCGGTTCTGAGCTTCCTGAGGCTCACGATCCTCCTGATGCCGGACGTGCTGACCGTGATCATCCCGATCGCGACGCTGTGTGCCGTCATCTATACGTACAACCGCCTGACATCGGATCGCGAACTAGTCGTTCTCAGGGCTGTCGGGATCAGCCACTGGGGCCTGGCACGACCGGCGCTTCTTCTGGGCATGATCTGCACTCTGATCGGCTTTGCCCTGTCGCTTTACCTGATGCCGGCCGGTTTTCGCACGTTCAAGGACGAGCAAGCCGTGCTGCGCAACGATTTCTCCCACGTCCTGCTGAAGGAAGGCGTCTTCAACACAATCACCGACGAGTTGACGGTTTACGTGCGCACCCGTGACGACGACGGCCGCCTCTTGGGCATCCTGGTGCACGATACATCCGATTCCGAGCTCGTCGTGACGATGATGGCTGTATGGGGTGCCCTTGTTTCGCGAGGCAACGGACCGATGCTGGTGTTGGGACAGGGCAATCGACAGGAGGTCTCGGACGTCGACCGGTCGCTCCAGATGCTCTACTTCGACAGCTACACGCTCGACCTTTCGCCGCTCGTCGAAGAACCCGGCGAGCGCTATCGCGAACCCAAGGAGCGCTATCTGCACGAGCTCGTGCGCGAACCGCAGACTTCGAGCGAAATCCAGAACTACCACGAACTGCTGGCCGAGGCTCATCGGCGGATCGTGACGCCGTTCAATGCGCTGGCGCTCGCCCTGATCGGGCTCGCCGCGATGATTGCGGGGGAGTTCGACCGCCGCCGCCAATGGGCGCGGATCGCCTGGGGCATTGTCGGCGGCCTGACCTACTTCGGAGGATCGTTTGCTCTTGCGGGCGCGATCGTGAAGAACCCGGCCCTGCTGAGCGCCTACTACCTGCTCCCCGTGGCGACCTGTGCGCTCGCAATCTGGATCATGACACGGCAGCGTTTCACGCTGCTGCGCGTGCTGACCCAGCTTACACCGACAGGTTCCTGA